DNA from Lemur catta isolate mLemCat1 chromosome 7, mLemCat1.pri, whole genome shotgun sequence:
TTGTTCATTAACTCTTCAGTAAACATTAGCTGTGCACACAAAATGTTATGCAGATCTCCACAGGGGATACCAGGATGAGCTTGACAATAATTCTATCCTCAGAGCATCTAAAGTCCagtagaagaaatagaaaagttataaaaGGAAGCAAATACTGCCGGAGAGCCAGAGAAAACCACTATGGGCattcagaagaggaaaagactTTTCTATCTGAGGATAAAATGAGCAGAGTCACAGCACAGGTCTTTAGATTGGAATGGAATGGGATCATTTTTATCTGCCTTTTGGGTAAAAATGGAATGCTTTTTTATCTTCCCTGTAATGAATTCCAATATCAAAATTTGCACCAGGTATTTTTGGATTTACTGAAAAACACTTCCTACATCTAATGATAAACTCCGTTAAGATGTGACTTTCGTAAACACCTCCAGAGGGAGCCCTAATGATATCCCTATGTGATTTCTTGATTAATGCTTCAGGGATGAGTCTCCCAAGGTTAGCCATTCAGGTATAAATCCTCCTTCTTTTGAGACTTTCTAGGAGGATAAGAAATTACTATACCTCCACAGGTAAGGCTGGCTGTTTTGAAAATCAAGTAGTCATAAGAAATTTAGTTtgacttcttttttattcttttgatcaCAAAATGGAATTTATCATGAACATAAGAATTGCCACACTAACACAAAACCATAGACACAGACTCTCTCTGACAAAGACAGCAGGTGACTAGTGGTGTATTAGGATGTCAGATAGGCCTGGCAACTATCTCTGACCTTAGTTACAGATCCATTAGTTATGATACAGCTACGATTTAGAGTAGGCTTACAAGTTGAGCTTCAGTCAGTTCTTGGAATTCAAAAAGACATAATTCTCTCTTAACTTCTGTGACTTCTCCAAACCTAGATCCCTAGAATCTGGCACAAGAAAATATAGTCCCACTCCCTATGCCTTTAACGATTTCATACAATTATTACTCAGAGAAAAGTGTTAAGAGATTTGGATAGAAATGAGTGTAAGGGTAAaggtgagaagaaaaaataaataactgtgaATATCTCTCCTTCCGCATGTCTAGGGACTTCCCTTAGGTTTCTCCAATTCGGGTTTGCACTGAGATATGATGGCATTGCTGTACCAGGATCATCAAAACAGGTTTACATTGTTTTGTTCCTAGGGAGTACACCTTTCTCTACTGTGTACCTTCCAACGTTGCTATGGATTTTGTTGAGCTTTCAGCTGAAGCATGCCACTTGGCCAAAGTTCTCAGAAGAGGTTCTATATAGCTTCAAGttgtgtttttgtggtttttttcccactgaattgtacatgGAACTTTGATTCTTCCCCACCTTAAGCATAATTGCGGTAATCCTATTATTTAAACTGGAATAATTTTGTACATGCCATTATTACTCTCCTTATTCCTCCCATTTCCTCACTCAGGTTTCCCTTGAATTGCGAGAGCACCAGGGAGTGAAAGAGGGGaagggggggcggggggagcgcGTGTCTCTTAACAATATGAGATGGGTCCATCTGGTGGAGGCCCCTGGTATTGTAGGTTATGTTATATAATGTGTGACTGAAAAATCCTTAGATACATTTCACCACAAACCATCTGCACTGGCATTTTTAGATCTGTAAACACATCAGTGGGAATGATAATAGATAGTCCTTCTCTCCTACTCCCCACATTTTATAACGTGAAACATAACTATATCAGGGTCTATTTCACAACTGGTGATTTATGGGATACACATTTTTCACCCTGTCCCACAAATCAAACCCTGGGCTGTACGTAATAAACAATAAGATGATGTAACCCTTgataagaaagttttttttttccttttcttcttgtttctcgAGTGTAAGAAGATTTGAGATAGGATCATGGAGGCTCTCAAAAAGATGTTCTCTTTTCAAGCTTTTTAGAGCCAACAGAATACGATGGGGGCTAATGTCAGAGGCTGGGGCTTTACCTTCTTCCAAACTGATGGAGAAAAGTTTTATGTACAttgatgaaaacaatttttatgcTTGGGATGAGGGAGGGAAAATTTTGTGGCAATATCTCAGAATCTTCTTGTAAGGCAAAAGTGTAAGCTGCCGGAGGGTAAAACCTGTGTAAAAAATCTTATGTAGTTTCAACAGGTCATTTCAACTGTCTAGGTCAGGGCTTTCAACACTGACTATGCATTACAATCATGCAgaagcttgttaaaaatattcaaatgtgtGTGCCCCACCTGGGTTGGACTGGGACCAAAATCTCACTGGCTTGCATTGCAGAATAGAGGATTATAAGTGTGAAAGAATGAAAACTACGGCAGTAACTCAGACAAGAGATAATTTTATCTTAGACATGACTGCTGGCAGAGAAAATGCTGACAAGCAGTTTTGcaattaagtatgaaatattttgaaggtagaactgACAAGACTTTTTGATGGTTCAGATATAAGGTGTTAAGTCAAGGATCTGAGATaagctaaaatataaatatgcaatatgaaatataatataatataataataatgagattTATGAGATAAAAGTGCATATTAGGTGAAAAAACAATCCAAAAGATCAGTTGTTAATTTGGAAAAAAGGGAATTAGGGTGGAAAGAACACCAAGGGACCGTTAGATGCTTATTGCTGTTGAAAAGTAAGAAATGAGGACGAAACTGAGCTTGAGTGTATATACAATAAATTCTCAGGAAATACGTGGTCTCCCAATTTACAGAAGGTTCACCTTTTCAGGCAATGATGGAAGCAGTCCAGAGGGAGTCACTATTTACCCCATTCCATGATCAAGTATTTGTGTCATAATCAGATGATGGCTGTAGCCGTGTTTGAGAATCAGGGGTCCTGATTCTGTAATCTAACTAGAAACATCAATGAGCTGAGTCAAATCCCATGTGTGTTAGCAGAGCAGAGGTGGGAGCTGCAAAACAGCCAGTGCCGTATAGTGCATAGACTTCAAAATCTTTTGTATTGTTTACTTTAACCAGTACCACAAGCCACTTGAAGGCAACTACTGAAATCTTCCATCTCTGAGGGAGATAgcctttgtaattttcttttcaaaaccaGTCTGTTTGATTTTGCCTATTCTTAGattgcatataatttctttttctttctgacatattcttcttttctaacCAGAGAATATGAAGACCAAGTTAGATCCCAAACACAATGGCACTGAGGCAACTGAGTTTATTCTTCTGGGACTGACCAGCCAGCCCGAGCTGCAGCCCATCCTTTTTGTGGTGTTTCTCCTGATTTACCTCATCACCCTGACCGGGAACTTTGGGATGATTTCACTAATCAGATTGACTCCCCGTCTGCAAACCCCCATGTATTTTTTCCTCACCCATTTAGCATGTGTGGATATTTTTTACACCACTAATGTCTCTCCTCAGATGCTTGTTAATTTCTTGTCTGAGAAGAAGACCATCTCCTACACTGGGTGTCTGGcccagtgttttgtttttgtgactCTGCTCCTTACGGAGTATTACATGCTTGGAGCCATGGCCTACGACCGCTACATGGCAATCTGCAACCCCCTGCATTACAGCAGCAAAATGTCCAGGCCAGTTTGCATCTGCCTGGTGACTTTCCCCTATCTCTGGGGTTCCATGGTGGGCACAATGCAGGTAATACTGACGTCTCGCTTGTCCTTTTGTGGACCTAACACAATCAACCATTTCTACTGTGCTGACCCACCCCTCTTAATGTTGACCTGTTCTGACACTTACATAAAGCAAACTGCCCTGTTTGTGTCTGCAGGGATTAACCTCACAGGCTCCCTGCTCATCATCCTTGTCTCCTACGTTTTCATTTTCATCACTATTATGAGGATCCGTTCCAGTGAAGGGCAGCGCaaagccttctccacctgtggCTCCCACCTGACAGCTGTCACTATGTTCTATGGGTCCCTATTCTGCCTGTATCTGAGACCGGCAAATGAGCGATCTGTAGAGCAAGGAAAAATTGTgtcagtgttttgtatttttgtgagtCCCATGTTGAATCCATTTATATATAGCCTGAGAAACAAGGATGTGAAACAGGCTTTGAAAAGAGTGTTTATGAGAAATCttagtaaaatggagaaaaattcaATATCTACAGtctcccaataaaaaaaaaatgaatcttaaaataatcaaaaagtatCCCTCATTGGTTCTTCTTAAATGAAATTCTCTGGAATAAACAATGTTTTTGTATATTCATAGCTTAGGATCAAGTGGAAGTCTAATGGAAATAATgattgttaattttgtttggaAGTGATGATTGATAGGAAACAACAACAGAAGCCAACTGTTTATGATTAAGCAGGGTCATGTGTTTAGTTCTACTTGAGAATTTATTTCTGCTTGATTAGTTAGCAGATAAGTTCTTCCTTTTAATTCCTAGGTTATCGATATTGAGCATCTCTTAGCTACTCTCAACAGCAAAGTGAAACAATTTACAATATATTTcctgaataagaaaatgatttacATTCACATAATATGTTACATAGTTTCTTTCAGTGAAAGCTGATTATCTTCTCAAAAGAAACTCATTTCTCTAATTTCAGACACCTTGGTGAATTTTTATGGCTACTTATCTGAATTTAAAACAATATCTACTTTATGATTTCAACAAAGAACATAATACTTTACATGTTTTCTTGACCCTGTGatatgtttcattaattttcttcaaaCAAAACAGATTATCTTCTTAATGGGAGATACCCATTCTTGATTTAGAAAC
Protein-coding regions in this window:
- the LOC123642129 gene encoding olfactory receptor 5M11-like codes for the protein MKTKLDPKHNGTEATEFILLGLTSQPELQPILFVVFLLIYLITLTGNFGMISLIRLTPRLQTPMYFFLTHLACVDIFYTTNVSPQMLVNFLSEKKTISYTGCLAQCFVFVTLLLTEYYMLGAMAYDRYMAICNPLHYSSKMSRPVCICLVTFPYLWGSMVGTMQVILTSRLSFCGPNTINHFYCADPPLLMLTCSDTYIKQTALFVSAGINLTGSLLIILVSYVFIFITIMRIRSSEGQRKAFSTCGSHLTAVTMFYGSLFCLYLRPANERSVEQGKIVSVFCIFVSPMLNPFIYSLRNKDVKQALKRVFMRNLSKMEKNSISTVSQ